A genome region from Fervidobacterium changbaicum includes the following:
- a CDS encoding class I SAM-dependent methyltransferase → MVNEIRSTSQKEIGVVVTTSHNPSKEAVELAKKLSQNFKVPYYNRRHLSERVKTGEIKIYYVVDNNLQLSVIAPAGRLFFHPGMAKIRMENYKRDGRDLLLEALRPSYEDIIYDATFGLGMDAVFMAHFVKQVIGTEVSVHIYRVVSYGLSNYKSKEEWINEAVKKIVLFNDDMKDFIKRQPDKSFDIVYCDPMFENPVYESSALNPLRPLASYDTIDTEIVEEMIRIARKRVVIKTLVKDSLLERLSVKFDRVITSKKSGLIYACVDLDR, encoded by the coding sequence ATGGTCAATGAAATCAGAAGTACGAGCCAAAAAGAGATAGGTGTTGTCGTCACCACTTCCCACAATCCGTCCAAAGAAGCTGTTGAGCTGGCGAAGAAGCTCTCTCAAAATTTCAAAGTTCCTTATTACAATCGCCGCCACCTATCTGAAAGGGTGAAAACCGGAGAGATAAAGATTTACTACGTTGTTGACAACAACCTACAGCTTTCCGTAATTGCTCCAGCTGGAAGATTGTTCTTCCATCCTGGAATGGCCAAGATACGGATGGAAAACTATAAGAGAGATGGCAGGGACTTACTTTTAGAAGCGTTGAGGCCTTCTTATGAAGATATCATCTACGATGCAACCTTTGGTTTAGGTATGGATGCGGTGTTTATGGCACATTTTGTCAAGCAAGTTATTGGAACGGAAGTATCGGTTCACATATACCGCGTTGTCTCCTATGGGTTGAGTAACTATAAATCAAAGGAGGAATGGATAAACGAAGCTGTAAAGAAGATAGTTCTGTTCAACGATGATATGAAAGATTTTATAAAAAGGCAGCCTGACAAATCTTTTGATATAGTTTACTGCGACCCGATGTTTGAAAACCCAGTTTATGAAAGTTCGGCCCTTAATCCCCTAAGACCTCTTGCAAGTTATGATACGATAGATACAGAAATTGTTGAAGAGATGATAAGAATTGCAAGAAAAAGAGTAGTCATCAAGACGCTCGTAAAAGATAGCCTTTTGGAAAGGCTTTCTGTAAAGTTTGATAGAGTAATTACCAGTAAAAAAAGCGGGCTTATCTACGCATGTGTGGATTTAGATAGGTAG
- a CDS encoding EscU/YscU/HrcU family type III secretion system export apparatus switch protein, which produces MERTYESDRYDTDCTTKLAVALRYKPGEDYVPFVVAKGKCHLAEMIVKRAQESNVPIVKSEELVRELFKLDVLEPIPSKLYVAVAEVLAFIQLGLNK; this is translated from the coding sequence ATGGAACGTACGTATGAAAGTGATAGGTACGATACAGATTGCACAACGAAATTGGCTGTAGCTCTGAGATACAAGCCGGGCGAAGATTACGTACCTTTTGTAGTGGCAAAAGGCAAGTGTCATTTGGCTGAGATGATAGTCAAGAGAGCACAAGAAAGCAATGTCCCGATAGTGAAGTCTGAAGAGCTGGTGAGAGAACTTTTCAAACTCGATGTGCTGGAGCCAATACCATCAAAACTCTACGTTGCCGTTGCAGAAGTACTTGCGTTCATTCAGCTCGGGCTTAACAAGTAA
- a CDS encoding trigger factor translates to MWIIDIFRKKKHKNTKSPKEEAAERLETMLTRRREIVKMIPVEEFEANSEEIKYAVIETISRKFNIPPEKVKVDYHEQNGYIVIVTNVNFK, encoded by the coding sequence ATGTGGATTATCGACATATTCAGAAAGAAAAAACACAAGAATACAAAATCACCGAAAGAGGAAGCTGCTGAGAGGCTGGAAACAATGCTTACCAGAAGACGAGAAATAGTCAAAATGATACCCGTGGAAGAGTTCGAGGCAAATTCAGAAGAGATTAAGTATGCTGTTATTGAGACCATTTCAAGAAAGTTCAACATACCACCGGAAAAGGTGAAGGTGGACTATCATGAGCAGAATGGTTATATCGTAATTGTGACGAACGTCAATTTCAAGTAA
- a CDS encoding DUF2225 domain-containing protein produces MNQPPPLYDKRYRCPICSNVAVSKKVFTDKIRIKRYDEDMKPNYEGVNPLLYSVIVCPHCHYAALEQDFEQPVSPIYMEELRKVQNEIRIPENVSFSQERDHRTAIITYALATLFYNAKRQPCKVAEMYLRMAWLYRELSDEENELKALARALVYFEECYTKTNLDTEKEPMVLFYLGEISYKLGKVSEAKKWFSELVTRYKNINSFYVKAGRDRWQSIKEELK; encoded by the coding sequence ATGAATCAACCGCCACCGCTGTATGATAAGAGATATAGATGCCCAATATGTTCAAACGTGGCTGTTTCGAAGAAAGTTTTCACAGACAAAATTAGAATTAAAAGATACGACGAAGACATGAAACCAAATTACGAAGGAGTCAATCCACTGTTGTACTCTGTCATTGTATGCCCACACTGCCATTATGCCGCCTTGGAGCAAGATTTTGAACAGCCGGTGTCTCCAATTTACATGGAAGAACTAAGGAAAGTTCAAAACGAAATAAGAATACCTGAAAATGTTTCATTTTCACAGGAACGAGACCATAGGACAGCCATAATTACTTATGCACTTGCAACGCTATTCTACAACGCAAAGAGACAACCATGCAAAGTTGCTGAGATGTATCTGAGGATGGCATGGCTTTACAGAGAATTATCAGACGAAGAAAACGAACTTAAAGCACTTGCGAGAGCTTTGGTGTATTTTGAAGAGTGCTATACGAAAACAAACTTAGACACTGAAAAAGAGCCGATGGTGTTATTCTACCTTGGGGAGATATCTTACAAGCTTGGAAAAGTCAGTGAAGCGAAAAAATGGTTTTCCGAGCTCGTAACCAGATATAAGAATATAAATTCCTTTTATGTTAAGGCAGGGAGAGACAGATGGCAAAGTATAAAGGAAGAACTAAAATAA
- a CDS encoding IS110 family transposase has translation MDNFPVFVGIDVSKDKFNVCAISNPSSIIFESSFDMSQQGFSSFANKLSAFPKQSIIIAMESTGCYHLNLLAFLSSNDFACAVFNPLTVKNFASLRKTKTDKIDARIIATALFYLQHQIPSSAFVNSELRDIVRARENIIHRIAKVKGNIEKLLNVLFPELERVTNIYSDTILNLLSHFPSAKAIQKARNLDVFFSKDRGRSTKLNAQKLKELANNSIAQYWPMKEKILVQNIKELQFLQQQLEEYDKMMKEYCECSAINLDIEILTSIPGIGENSAMHFLAEVGDISRFSTYKKLIAYCGLDPSIAQSGKSKVEGHISKRGNAHLRRILWLMAVSVVIHNEYFRTYYERKRQQGIPYKKAIMSVVHKLLRTLYAMLRKKEKFNIDYAISHSKQKFNFA, from the coding sequence ATGGATAACTTCCCTGTTTTCGTCGGCATCGATGTTTCCAAGGATAAGTTCAACGTCTGCGCTATCTCTAATCCCAGTTCCATCATCTTCGAATCTTCTTTCGATATGTCCCAGCAAGGCTTTTCCTCCTTCGCAAACAAACTCTCTGCCTTCCCAAAACAATCCATCATCATCGCTATGGAATCTACTGGCTGTTATCATCTCAACCTTCTGGCTTTCCTTTCTTCCAACGACTTTGCTTGCGCTGTTTTTAATCCTCTAACTGTTAAAAACTTTGCTTCTCTTCGAAAGACCAAAACCGACAAAATCGATGCTCGCATTATCGCTACTGCTTTGTTTTACCTACAACATCAAATTCCTTCTTCTGCTTTTGTCAACTCTGAGCTTCGTGATATTGTCAGAGCACGCGAAAACATTATCCACCGCATCGCAAAAGTTAAAGGCAATATCGAAAAACTGCTCAACGTTCTTTTCCCTGAACTCGAAAGAGTTACCAATATCTACAGTGACACTATCCTCAATCTTCTTTCTCATTTCCCTTCTGCCAAGGCTATTCAAAAGGCTCGTAATCTGGATGTGTTCTTTTCCAAAGACCGTGGCAGAAGTACAAAACTTAATGCTCAAAAACTTAAAGAACTCGCTAATAACTCGATTGCTCAATATTGGCCGATGAAAGAAAAGATTCTTGTGCAAAATATCAAAGAACTACAATTTTTACAGCAACAGCTTGAAGAATACGACAAGATGATGAAAGAATATTGCGAATGTAGTGCGATAAACCTTGATATCGAGATACTCACGTCAATACCAGGTATTGGTGAAAACAGCGCGATGCATTTCTTGGCAGAAGTTGGAGATATCTCAAGATTTAGTACATACAAAAAACTCATTGCGTATTGTGGACTCGATCCAAGCATTGCCCAATCAGGCAAAAGCAAAGTAGAAGGACACATATCGAAAAGGGGCAATGCCCACCTAAGACGAATACTATGGCTAATGGCAGTGAGTGTAGTGATTCACAACGAATATTTCCGAACATACTATGAACGAAAAAGGCAGCAAGGTATACCGTACAAAAAAGCGATAATGTCAGTAGTACACAAGTTATTGCGAACGTTGTACGCAATGTTGAGAAAGAAAGAGAAGTTCAATATTGATTATGCTATCTCACACTCAAAACAAAAATTTAATTTTGCATAG
- the minD gene encoding septum site-determining protein MinD translates to MNRPKVFVVTSGKGGVGKTTFTANLGCTLAKMGERVCLIDADIGLKNLDVVLGLENRIIYTSFDVVNGTVSAKEALVKHKQLKNLYLLAASQVATKEMMSPEDMKRIVQELYDDFDFILIDSPAGIERGFRNSVAPAEAAFIVTTPELPAISDADRVIGLLENYGFSEDKMYIVLNKFKPHMAKRGDMLDKTDVEKALAMRIIGVIPDSEEVIIATNKGIPAVLEDGVVIGKSFENIVKRIKGEEVPIEEDLKGTSKGLLSSLLSVFKKR, encoded by the coding sequence GTGAACAGACCAAAGGTGTTTGTCGTGACGTCTGGAAAGGGTGGTGTGGGTAAGACAACCTTCACCGCTAATCTTGGCTGCACTTTGGCCAAGATGGGGGAACGCGTGTGCTTGATCGATGCTGACATAGGCTTGAAAAATTTGGACGTGGTCCTGGGGTTGGAGAACAGAATCATTTACACGTCTTTCGACGTTGTAAATGGTACAGTTTCAGCAAAAGAGGCTCTTGTTAAACACAAACAGCTGAAAAATCTTTACTTGCTGGCCGCCTCGCAGGTTGCTACAAAAGAGATGATGTCACCGGAAGATATGAAACGAATAGTTCAAGAACTATACGATGATTTTGATTTCATACTAATCGACTCTCCTGCAGGCATCGAACGTGGTTTCAGGAATTCCGTTGCACCAGCAGAAGCTGCGTTTATTGTCACGACACCGGAACTACCGGCGATTTCCGATGCGGACAGAGTTATCGGTTTACTCGAAAACTACGGTTTTAGCGAAGACAAGATGTACATTGTGTTGAACAAATTCAAGCCCCACATGGCGAAACGTGGCGATATGCTTGATAAGACAGATGTTGAAAAGGCGTTGGCGATGAGAATAATAGGAGTTATCCCCGATTCGGAAGAGGTTATAATAGCCACAAACAAAGGTATTCCAGCTGTGCTTGAAGATGGTGTCGTTATCGGGAAAAGTTTTGAAAATATTGTAAAAAGAATCAAGGGGGAAGAGGTACCTATAGAAGAAGACCTCAAGGGTACCTCCAAAGGGTTATTATCTTCTTTACTCTCCGTGTTTAAGAAGAGGTGA
- the ftsY gene encoding signal recognition particle-docking protein FtsY: MGFFDKLKEGLKKSRDAFFNKIGQILKTKKFDKETRDEIEELLISADVGVEATEYILDRLEEMKPEDAFGALKEILIEILSRDNRLNIPNEKPFVISMVGVNGSGKTTTCGKLAYMFKSEGKQVVLGACDTFRAAAIDQLRIWSERSGATFIAHMEGADAGAVAFDAVNHAISKGKDVVILDTAGRLHNKKHLMDELQKVHRVVQKLIPSAPHEVLLVMDAVTGQNGLQQAKIFKEVVNVTGIVLTKLDGTAKGGIAIAIAKELGIPIKFIGVGEGIEDLKPFDAKDFVDALLTGDESNESTATAV; this comes from the coding sequence ATGGGATTCTTTGATAAACTAAAGGAAGGACTCAAAAAAAGTAGAGACGCATTTTTTAACAAAATCGGTCAGATACTAAAAACTAAGAAATTTGACAAAGAGACTCGGGACGAGATCGAAGAGCTACTAATTTCTGCCGATGTTGGAGTTGAAGCTACAGAATATATCCTTGACAGACTCGAGGAGATGAAACCAGAAGATGCGTTTGGAGCCTTGAAAGAGATTTTAATTGAGATTCTTTCGAGGGATAATAGACTGAACATTCCGAATGAGAAGCCTTTTGTAATCAGCATGGTTGGGGTGAACGGTTCTGGAAAGACAACAACGTGCGGGAAGCTGGCGTACATGTTTAAGAGCGAGGGAAAACAAGTAGTTCTTGGCGCATGCGATACATTCAGAGCGGCCGCAATAGACCAACTGAGAATTTGGTCAGAGAGAAGTGGGGCTACGTTTATCGCACATATGGAGGGAGCGGATGCTGGAGCTGTAGCCTTTGATGCTGTGAACCATGCCATTTCCAAGGGGAAAGACGTTGTTATTCTGGATACAGCTGGCAGACTACACAACAAAAAACACCTTATGGACGAACTCCAGAAAGTGCACAGGGTCGTCCAAAAACTCATACCATCTGCACCTCACGAAGTGCTTTTGGTCATGGACGCTGTGACAGGTCAGAATGGTTTGCAGCAAGCGAAAATTTTCAAGGAAGTTGTTAATGTAACAGGCATAGTGCTTACAAAACTTGATGGAACTGCGAAAGGTGGAATTGCAATTGCCATTGCAAAAGAGCTTGGCATACCAATTAAATTCATAGGCGTGGGAGAAGGAATAGAAGACTTGAAACCGTTCGATGCCAAAGACTTCGTGGATGCTTTACTGACAGGAGATGAGAGTAATGAATCAACCGCCACCGCTGTATGA
- a CDS encoding DEAD/DEAH box helicase, with protein sequence MINKAMNEIVIVPTEKDCEIEGYYYIPDYDVLPYENLSPSWYVRSRRIFALHLAIQGKLKGVCTLRSLLHFVMPPNVLKENTHLLKVGDRLSEPEKLFAKLGYERVFNVREGGTFSVRGEIIDYLGPDGLPVRLELFGNVIEDIRKFNLKTQRSEESLESAILLPAREFVLNGEYFKSAGEIILEPIENQLTGKFVSGTFLDYDVELYVKDRKSVIEHFTRFERELRKSMEEMGQDDKLRDYKRFGIIDYDLVLSKAKELPIEKAQFVVRKPQEEEYIPSEPVISEDELQVGDIVVHKKYGIARFKEIKKVEVNGVQREFLVLNFADSVLYVPIERIDLVEKYVGDEVNVKLDSLKKGTWSRKVEKAKKNIEQLVRDLVLIYHARSSVRGLSLPGDADLEEEFAKTFPFVETPDQLNAISEVLEDLASEKPMDRLLVGDAGYGKTEVAIRAIFRTIVSGKQAVLLAPTTILAKQHYDNLVTRFKPFGINVALLNRFATKKEREEILEGVESGKIDLLVGTHSVLRDVKFADLGLVVIDEEQKFGVEQKEKFKKLRVNVNVLSMSATPIPRTLNMALSSLKDLSEIKTPPLGRKEIQVHIGPFDERIIRLAILREIGRGGQVIYVHNRVNSIYGVYERLKELVPEANIVIAHGQQPKSEMKRAIDAFYHKHADVLLCTTIVENGVDVPDANTLIVDDAHRYGLAQLYQLRGRVGRSDKIAFAYFFHGRNVNDKVLERLYAIKSYQGPGSGMKIAMKDMEIRGVGAIFGVEQHGYVNDLGLKYYLDLLNEAVMEYTGQVQSKIDTELEGIPGSIVIPEFYIYDPFERMRFYRRIASAISEQEILDIHEELVDRFGKMPESVENLLKYALLRIILWKRNVAKATISDVGLVVKFKSGKFEEISPSYIYNEKEDVYIFFVNLDELIEQSKVVV encoded by the coding sequence TTGATTAATAAAGCGATGAATGAAATTGTTATAGTTCCAACCGAAAAAGATTGTGAAATAGAAGGGTATTATTATATACCAGATTACGATGTGCTCCCTTACGAAAACCTGAGCCCTTCATGGTATGTTAGGTCTCGGCGTATATTTGCACTTCACCTTGCAATTCAAGGAAAGTTAAAAGGCGTCTGCACACTACGTTCCCTTTTACACTTTGTGATGCCACCAAATGTTTTGAAAGAAAATACACATCTACTTAAAGTTGGGGACAGACTTTCCGAACCTGAGAAACTCTTTGCAAAGCTCGGGTATGAGAGGGTTTTTAATGTCCGTGAAGGCGGAACGTTTTCGGTAAGGGGAGAGATAATAGACTATTTGGGACCAGACGGCTTACCTGTCAGGCTGGAGCTTTTTGGTAACGTCATCGAAGACATTCGAAAGTTCAACCTAAAGACACAGCGAAGTGAAGAAAGTTTAGAAAGTGCCATTTTATTGCCAGCACGGGAATTTGTACTTAACGGCGAGTATTTCAAATCGGCTGGCGAGATAATTTTGGAGCCAATAGAAAACCAGCTCACTGGCAAGTTTGTGAGTGGAACGTTTTTAGATTACGATGTTGAATTGTACGTAAAAGACAGAAAGAGCGTCATCGAGCACTTCACTCGATTTGAGCGTGAACTACGTAAGTCGATGGAAGAGATGGGGCAAGATGACAAGCTAAGGGATTACAAACGCTTTGGAATAATAGACTACGACCTAGTTTTATCGAAGGCGAAAGAACTACCTATTGAAAAGGCTCAGTTTGTTGTAAGAAAGCCTCAGGAAGAGGAATACATACCATCAGAACCTGTAATCTCAGAGGATGAACTGCAGGTAGGCGATATTGTTGTCCACAAGAAATACGGTATTGCAAGGTTCAAAGAAATTAAAAAAGTCGAAGTGAACGGTGTACAACGTGAGTTTTTGGTGTTGAACTTTGCCGATTCTGTTCTGTACGTACCTATCGAAAGGATAGACTTGGTAGAAAAGTACGTTGGCGATGAGGTAAATGTAAAGCTTGACTCACTTAAGAAAGGTACTTGGTCGCGAAAGGTTGAGAAGGCGAAGAAAAATATAGAACAGCTTGTTCGAGATCTTGTCTTGATATACCACGCGCGGAGTAGTGTTAGAGGCTTGTCATTACCAGGAGATGCCGACCTTGAGGAAGAGTTTGCCAAGACCTTTCCGTTTGTTGAAACACCCGACCAGCTGAACGCAATCAGCGAAGTACTTGAAGACTTGGCGAGCGAAAAGCCGATGGACAGACTGCTTGTTGGAGATGCAGGTTATGGGAAAACGGAAGTGGCCATAAGAGCGATATTCAGAACAATCGTCTCCGGTAAGCAAGCGGTACTCCTTGCTCCAACGACGATCTTGGCAAAGCAACACTACGATAATCTCGTGACAAGGTTTAAACCATTTGGAATAAACGTTGCACTGCTGAATAGGTTCGCAACGAAAAAAGAACGCGAAGAAATTTTAGAAGGTGTAGAATCAGGAAAAATAGACTTGCTTGTCGGAACACACAGCGTACTGCGCGATGTGAAATTCGCAGATTTGGGACTGGTTGTTATCGATGAAGAGCAGAAATTTGGAGTAGAGCAGAAAGAAAAATTCAAGAAACTGAGGGTAAATGTGAATGTTCTTTCCATGAGTGCCACACCTATTCCGAGAACATTGAACATGGCACTTTCGAGTTTGAAGGACCTATCTGAAATTAAAACGCCTCCGTTAGGAAGAAAGGAAATTCAAGTGCACATAGGTCCATTTGATGAGAGGATTATAAGGCTTGCGATATTGAGGGAGATAGGTCGAGGTGGGCAGGTCATATACGTTCACAACCGCGTGAACTCTATATATGGGGTTTACGAAAGGTTAAAAGAGTTGGTTCCGGAAGCGAATATTGTAATCGCTCATGGACAGCAACCAAAGAGCGAAATGAAGAGAGCGATAGATGCGTTTTACCACAAGCACGCGGATGTACTTCTTTGTACTACGATAGTTGAAAATGGTGTAGACGTACCTGACGCAAATACGCTTATCGTCGACGATGCCCATAGATATGGACTTGCACAATTGTACCAGCTACGTGGCCGGGTCGGCAGAAGCGACAAGATAGCTTTTGCCTATTTCTTCCATGGAAGAAATGTGAACGATAAAGTGTTGGAAAGACTTTATGCGATAAAATCTTACCAAGGTCCTGGAAGTGGTATGAAAATCGCAATGAAGGATATGGAAATCAGGGGCGTGGGCGCTATTTTCGGTGTCGAGCAGCACGGGTACGTCAACGACCTCGGGCTCAAGTATTACCTTGACTTACTTAATGAAGCGGTCATGGAATACACAGGACAAGTGCAGAGCAAAATCGATACGGAACTTGAAGGTATTCCAGGAAGCATCGTGATACCGGAGTTTTACATATACGACCCGTTCGAGCGCATGAGATTCTACAGAAGGATAGCATCAGCGATCAGTGAACAAGAAATACTCGACATTCACGAAGAACTTGTCGACAGGTTTGGTAAGATGCCAGAAAGTGTAGAAAATCTGCTGAAATATGCACTATTGCGTATAATACTATGGAAAAGAAACGTTGCAAAAGCTACGATATCGGATGTCGGACTGGTTGTCAAATTCAAAAGTGGAAAGTTTGAAGAAATATCTCCAAGTTATATATACAACGAGAAAGAAGATGTCTACATCTTTTTCGTTAACTTGGATGAACTTATAGAACAATCAAAGGTGGTTGTCTGA
- the prfB gene encoding peptide chain release factor 2, whose translation MITYEQKQRIEELKKKFDDIIEVFHPEDKKIRLRELEEESLKPDFWSDQKRAQQVNREIQRTRKIIEDMERIRSLFEDIEVGIELAEEDPSMQEHLEEIIEEVAKKIREFELELILNGKFDSSNAYLSIHPGAGGTESQDWASMLLRMYMRWAERKGFDVEIVDYQEGEEAGIKSATLYIKGDFAYGYLKYERGVHRLVRISPFDANKRRHTSFASVNVLPEIEDDIDIEIRPEDLRIDTYRASGAGGQYVNKTESAIRITHLPTGIVVTCQTERSQLQNRETAMKMLKARLYQLELEKRRKQIEQIQGELKDISWGNQIRSYVFQPYTMVKDHRTEVETGNIEAVMDGDIDMFIEAELVYYAKLGLNE comes from the coding sequence GTGATAACGTACGAACAGAAACAACGAATCGAAGAACTTAAGAAGAAGTTTGATGATATCATCGAAGTGTTCCATCCCGAGGACAAGAAGATAAGGCTAAGAGAACTCGAGGAAGAAAGTTTGAAACCTGACTTTTGGAGCGATCAGAAAAGGGCTCAGCAAGTGAACAGGGAAATACAAAGGACAAGGAAGATCATTGAGGATATGGAGCGTATCAGATCACTGTTCGAAGACATAGAAGTTGGTATCGAACTTGCTGAGGAAGACCCATCGATGCAAGAGCATCTGGAGGAGATCATCGAAGAAGTCGCAAAAAAGATTAGGGAATTCGAACTTGAGCTAATACTCAACGGTAAGTTCGACTCATCGAACGCGTACCTTTCTATCCACCCAGGTGCTGGTGGAACGGAATCGCAGGACTGGGCTTCGATGCTTTTGCGTATGTACATGCGTTGGGCGGAAAGAAAAGGATTCGATGTCGAGATAGTTGATTACCAAGAAGGTGAAGAGGCGGGAATAAAAAGTGCGACGTTATACATCAAAGGTGACTTTGCTTATGGATACTTAAAGTACGAAAGAGGAGTGCACAGACTTGTAAGAATATCTCCGTTTGATGCGAATAAAAGAAGGCACACATCCTTTGCTTCCGTTAACGTGCTCCCGGAAATAGAGGACGACATAGATATTGAAATTAGACCGGAGGATTTGAGGATAGACACCTACAGAGCTAGTGGTGCTGGTGGTCAGTACGTTAATAAAACGGAGTCTGCTATAAGAATTACCCACTTGCCAACAGGTATCGTTGTAACGTGTCAGACGGAAAGGTCACAGCTTCAAAACAGGGAAACGGCTATGAAAATGTTGAAGGCAAGATTATACCAGCTTGAGTTGGAAAAGAGAAGAAAGCAGATAGAACAGATCCAAGGCGAGTTGAAAGACATCAGCTGGGGCAACCAGATTAGGTCCTATGTCTTCCAGCCTTACACGATGGTGAAAGACCACAGAACAGAAGTTGAAACGGGAAACATAGAAGCGGTGATGGATGGGGACATAGATATGTTCATAGAAGCTGAGCTTGTTTACTACGCAAAATTAGGTTTGAACGAGTAG